From Deinococcota bacterium:
TTTTGCGTTTGAAAAGCGCGCGTGAGCGCGTACACTTAAACGTCCTCGGTTTATGGTACTTCGTAAGGCACTTGGTATTACTAGGGCGCGCGGAAGATGGCCAGAGAACACGGTCCACAGCCCGGCCCGGCGTTAGGATAGGAGCATGAGCAAGAAGGAATCGGGCCGGGCAGCCGGGGCCGGTAAGGCGCCCTCGCAAGGCTGATCCGGCAAGGTAGCGAAAGGCGGCGTAGACTAGAGCATGCACGCGCTCGTTTCGGTCTTGGAGAGGCGCTACTACCGCGAGGTCGAGAGGCTGTGGGACCGGCTCGAGGGCTGCTGCGACCTCAGCCAGATCCGCCTCACGCCGCTGCCCCACCTCTCCTGGCAGCTCGCCCAAGGCTATGACGAGGAGGCGCTCCTGCCCGCCTTGGAAGCTCTTGGCGCCGAGCTCGAGCCCACTACCGTGCGCACCGTCGGCCTGGGCATCTTCAGCGGGCCCGCCCCCGTCCTCTACCTGCCGGTCATCAAGGACCGGGCCTTGCTCGAGCGCCACGCGCGCCTCTGGCAAGCCCTCGCTCCGCACGGCCAGGGGGTGTCGGCGCACTACCATCCCGACCGCTGGGTCCCGCACATCACCCTGGCGCACGGCCCCGTCAGCGCGGCCCAGATAGTACGGGCCGCCGAAGGGCTCATTTCGGAACCCTTCGACTGGACGCTTGAGCTCGACAACCTCGCCCTCGTCTGCCAGGAGGGCGACGAGGTCGGCAGGCTCATCCGCAGCTTCGCGCTGGGCTAGATGGCGCTTAGGGCCCAGGGGCTCGGCCGCTACCGCGAGGGGCGCGCGCTCTTTTGGGAGCTGTCGCTCAGCCTGGAGGAGGGCCGGTGCCTCGGGCTGATGGACTGCGAGGCCAGGCTCGAGCGCCTCGAGACCGAGCTGATCAGGCTCGAGGAGGCGCTCATGGACCCCCTGCGCCTGGGCGAGCGCGACCTGAGGCGCCTGCGGGCGCGCCGGCGGGAGCTCTTAGACGAGCTCTCGCTCCTCTATGACGCGCCCCTGCCTCCACCCGCACCGCGCCTCGAGCGCCGCGAGGGGCCGGTGCGGGTCTGGCTCGAGGAGGAAGAGGCGGGCCGCGCCCTGCTCCTCTCCAATGCCGGGCTGCGCCTGCGGCTCTTGGGGTACGAAACGGGTACCGGTCACCTGGCGCTGGGGGCGGAGGAGGACCGCTGTACGCTCCTCTGGGCGCTGCAACCAGCCCTGCGCGCGGCGGCGCGGCTGGCCTTCGAGAGTTTGGGCGTTCACGTCCTGCAGGTGCAGAGCGAACTGGACCTGCGGGAGGCGGGCTTTCTCGACGCCGGTGGCGGTTGGTGGCTCCAGAGCCGTGACGACTTCGAGCGCCGCGAGGGCTTCGTCCGGCCCTCGGAGCGCGCCTCGAGGCGCAGGCGCCCTAGGAGACGCGGCGCATGACCCCGGCCCTATGACCCCGGCCTCATGACAACGGCCTGCATGACCCCGGCCTCATGAAGAGGCCTTAAGACAAGCATCACCCGCTGCCGCCCGGGGAACGGTAGCATGAACCGTGCCCCCAGCCCGCAGCTTCGTCCTGCCCGCGCTCACCGCCGCGGCGGGCCTCTTTGTTGCCCTCTGGACGCTCCTGCCGGTCCCTTCCGCCTGGGTGGACCACTACTACAGCCGCGGCCTCTACCGCGCGCTGGCCGCCTTGCTGGTGCCGCTCAGCGACCTCGTCCCGCTGTCCTTGAGCGGCCTGGCGCTCACCCTGGCGCCCGCTCTGCTGGCGCTCCTCATGCTGCGCGGCTGGCGGCGGCGCAAGAGTGCCAGGGAGTGGCTGCTGCGCTGGTCCAAGCACCTCCTGGGCGGGCTGCTGGGCCTCTACGTGCTCTTTCTCGTTCTCTGGGGCCTCAACTACGGGCGCCCGCCGCTCGAGGCGCGGCTGGGGCTCGAGCTCGAAGCGCCGAACATCGAAGAGGTGGCGCATTTTGCCGGCGGCCTCGCCGCCATCATCTGGGAGACCGCGCCGCCCGAAGGGACGCGCGACCGGGCGCGGGCGCTGGCCTCCTTGCGCGCCGCCATCCGCAGCCTCGTCCTCGACTGGGAGGGCCGTCAGGTGACGCTGCCCAGCCGGGTCAAGACCACCCCGGCGGGGCTCCTGCTCTTGAACAACACCGCGGGCGTCGTCTCCCCTTTTTTCCTCGAGGCCCACGTCGACGGCGGCCTGCCCGAGTACAAGTTCTTGGCGG
This genomic window contains:
- a CDS encoding 2'-5' RNA ligase family protein, giving the protein MHALVSVLERRYYREVERLWDRLEGCCDLSQIRLTPLPHLSWQLAQGYDEEALLPALEALGAELEPTTVRTVGLGIFSGPAPVLYLPVIKDRALLERHARLWQALAPHGQGVSAHYHPDRWVPHITLAHGPVSAAQIVRAAEGLISEPFDWTLELDNLALVCQEGDEVGRLIRSFALG
- a CDS encoding DUF3810 domain-containing protein; the protein is MPPARSFVLPALTAAAGLFVALWTLLPVPSAWVDHYYSRGLYRALAALLVPLSDLVPLSLSGLALTLAPALLALLMLRGWRRRKSAREWLLRWSKHLLGGLLGLYVLFLVLWGLNYGRPPLEARLGLELEAPNIEEVAHFAGGLAAIIWETAPPEGTRDRARALASLRAAIRSLVLDWEGRQVTLPSRVKTTPAGLLLLNNTAGVVSPFFLEAHVDGGLPEYKFLAVAAHELSHLAGYGGEADTDFIAAVAGLRAGDPYARYSVALSLFEGFARRLPADLRGDLVEGLPEAARRDLEAARAVRLRYRNAGLQRLQGALYDSYLRAQGVSAGVADYGRVVELLLAAERRGLRVLGPPETLAVSEAPSPP